Part of the Mauremys reevesii isolate NIE-2019 linkage group 20, ASM1616193v1, whole genome shotgun sequence genome is shown below.
GAGATTACATTTCTTCTAACTGCCGAAAGAAACATGTGATTCAAATCACATCAGCAATAAATTCTCTTAAACCTCAAGCTCTTAACAGAGTTAAATCTGTTAGGAAGAAATGTGAGTTAGTATGTGAGGTGGGGCGGGACTCATCAGCTTTTGTCAGAAGCAGTAGAGTGTGACTGATCTTAATGCTGTATTTCTTTCAGCTTTACTGAAAGAATGCACCTATACGTTTTTGCTAGGAATAATGCTGAATTTCATGTGAGTTAAAACTTGAGCTGAAGAACCCTGTGAGTGTGCCACTGAGGGTTTTCCTGTACTCAGGATTTGAAGGGTAATGTGGCTGGCACTTTGGAGTATAGTTGTGCTGCTCTTTTGCCCAGATGGCGTCCTTGAATAGTGAAGATGCGCTTCAGGATTCATCATCCCTCTCCCTGTTTGATTTAgaaagcctgcaccccttccgCAGCCGTTCTGCAAGTTTCAGCAGTACAGGGTCCAGTGGTCGCTTACAGCTCCGACAACGAGTGGCACAACTCATGGCTTGTGTGGAGGACATCAGCTCAGATGATGAGATTCATGAGGAAGTCTCTCGCACGCTAGATGAGGCTTTCCTGATTTGGGGGAAAAAGCTGAAAGACAAGTGTCAAGAGTTCAGGTTTCATTCTCTGATTGGCGAGTTGTTAAATTTTTGTGTAGCTAGTAAATAGCTTTTCTGATACTTTTCAATTTGTCATTATTTGTAaatcttgtttttttcccccatatatGGGAGGTTTGCAGTGGAAAAGTGCTCACCTGTTTAGACTtcaattttgtcttttttttttttttttttaaatatgtagactaCACTTGGTAACCTGGAATGtgggcacagcttctcctcctcctgatgTCACTAGCTTACTTCAGCTCAGTTCACAGGGACCGAGTATGGATATGTATGTTATCGGGTAGGTATGTGATAAAGGACACCATGGTCAGTTCTCTGCACGTTTACTGCCAAAATTTGTTTTTTCAATAACTGCCCAATTCTTTTGAACAGCCATAATTACTGTGACGGTTGTGAAAGGTGAAGCGTTGGATCATAATATCACTAAATGCAGAAGTCTAAAGGCTGGGGGCTAGTGACTGTGAAATTAGGAGCATATTGTGATGAACTGTCTGCTTGTTTCCCCGACTCGCATCTTGATCTTTTTATGTAGCAGAACTACAGGCCTTATGTGCCTTGATACAAGCTCACTTACTCAACCATCTACAGCTTTTAAAAATTCTTACCTCACTGGCAGTTGTTGACAACACTTTACAGGGCAGAGTTTTTAAAGAAATCAAGGCGAGCCAAGTGTTTGAGCAGAATCTTCCTTGCCTACTGTGTCAGTCAAGGTGTTTCTGTCCTTGCATCAGTCACCCCATGGCAGTGCCAGTGGGGTTCTGATCTGTCAGATCACCCTGTAGTCAACTCACCCACTTCTCTTTCCTTCAGCTAAATTGCAGCAACACCTTGTAATGGTATCGTTTATCACTTCACCTTCTGTCACCCTGCATTTGTCATGAATTTTGACATTGAGCATAAGTCAGGGCTCTGGTTAAGACCCTGTAACTTTCCTGTTTTAAAAGTTAGCACCACCGATAGATTACACTGCCTATTGTATCATGCATGGGTAAGAATAAGAAACATTATAACTGCTTTTAGGAAAGTCTGTTAGGATGTCATGGTATTAGTCTTACCTGTTTGTGCTCCTAAAACTTATGAGGACTTTGCCAAAAGTATGGATTAGATTGAGCCCAGGATATATGAGTAACCCTGTTGTATTCAGTTTACAGGAGGTGAACTCCAAGATCATAAATTTCCTTTCTGACTTGGCATTTGATGATCCGTGGAGCATTTTCTTCATGACTGTATTCTCTCCTTTGGGTTATATCAAGGTAACTTCTCAATTCTATAAATGGTTAGCACCCTCCATTCATTATTTTTCTCTCCAAACTCTTGATTACTGTGGGTAGTAAGGAGACACCTTGGCAACTGGTACTGAGTATTTTTGTACAGACGCTGATAGTTATCTGTATACACAAGTCTTTCCATTAGACTTGTAACCTACTGGCTTGTTGGCACAGGCActttctgaagtcaatggaatctcAACACATCTTAAAGTAGAAACGGTGCCTTATTTGCCTCGTGGGCATCATAGCTTTAGTAACATTCAGTAAACTAAAGCTTCCTTGCAAGAGGAAGGGTATTTGCACTGCTCATAGTCAGTTCTGCAGATGCCTAGCATTACACACCTGTCGGTTAGAGGTTGAGCTTTTAAAATAGCATTTGTAACCATCTGGCAACGCTGGGATGCAGGGGCAGTTGGCAAAACTTATTCTTGACTTAAAAACTCCAGCCGTGTGTGGCCTCAGATTTTGAGTGAAATGACATGATTTGTTCCTTCTAAGCATGAGTATTGTTACAGATAGTAGCTGTAGGCTAGTGAGGCAGAAAAAGATTAATATTTGGTCTTTAATTGTATGAAAAATATGACAGTTTTCAGTATTCTGAGATCAGGCTATGCCTATACTAGGGGCTTCTGCAAGTATAGCTGTATTAGTCAGGTCTGAAGGGGTCTGATCCCTGACCAATATAGCTGTGCTGGTAGAAAAACCTAGTGCAGGGGCAGTTATTTCAGCAAAACTTCTTTTGTTAGTATAGCTTGAGGGAATAGTTTTAAGCACAGCTTTGCTGGTgaaagctgtgtccacactgagagtatgtctacactgcccatgttACAGCATGGCCGccacagcactgctgcagcagctctgtgacgtgggcagtgtagacacactttatcgccaggggagagctctcccggtgatttaaaaaaaaaacacaaaaccccGCCCCGAATGAGGGGTGGTAGCTTTATTGACGGGAGTGCGGCTCCTGGCGGTAAAGCACTACTGGCacttttcagcgctaaaacttttgtcgctcaggggtgtattttttcacactcctgaatgACTAAGGTTTTAttgctgaaagtggcagtgtagacccAGCTTTAGGAAATCTTTGCGAGTGTTGTGTTACTATAATATGACAGCACTTCTAATAGACATAGCTCCAGTTTCACACTTGGAAATGGTGTGGAAAGTGGAAACATTGGGGGGTCAGGATGCAGGGATTAGATATTCACAGAGTTTAGTAATATGAAACACTCGACGTGGACTCATGAAAAATACCAGCTCAAGAAAAAGATTTTGTCCTTTAGAGTTGTCTGTCTGAATCTCTTTGGAATGGagatttcaaaagtgactagtgatacTGGGCGTGTCAATTTTTGGTGTCCATCTTGAGAAGCACTTATGGGTCCTGCCttttagaaagtgctgagcacccaatcTTTAAAGGTTCACATGAACTAATTTCTCTGATTATTTCAGCAGAAATATCTAGTTAAATGTTCACACCTTCGTAGGTGCCAAAAGCTCCAACCCTCAGTTGTCCAAACATCCAGTTTCCCTCTGATACGTTCTACGATACAATTTAGGCATTTTCAGCACAAAATTCtacaatacatttgaaaattaaaattttaGGGACAGCATTGTATTTACTTTCAGTTTAAGTAACAAGGAATACTGTACTGATCAGTTTAATATTTAATTCAACAAAAGAACTCCCTTTTTAATTTGAGATTACCTTAGAATTTCCAGTCAATGGCACTTTCAGAAGCTCTTCAGTGTGTGCTTTACCATAAACTTTAGGTCAGACTTGCTGTAGGAAATATGCGACCTTGGGTGTGGCATTCTCCAACTAAAGGCCCGAGGAGCAGACTCCAGTATTTGTGGTATCCCAAGTACTCCATATAACCTGACTGTGGCCTTTTTCTCATCTTTTGCAGCTCTCATCCGTTCGAATGCAGGGACTCCTTCTGCTGGTCTTTGTGAAGCATGCTCATATCCCCTTCATACGGGACATTCACACTCACTACACGCGCACAGGCCTTTATGGATATTGGGTAAAGGATATCTGAGAGCTGATGGCATGGATTACTGCATGACTACATGATGTGGATTTCTTAGGGAgctttttgggttttttggcAATAAATGTACTAGAGACTTGTATAGGTTCTTCCCCCTTTCCCGCTCCCTCAcccccaaggccagaagggatagTTATGATCACGTAGTATGACCGgcataatacaggccacagaatttcaccagtCTATTGGCTGAGAGATTTCTGAATGATGGCTACTGAATATTGCTTttgtaaatttaaaacaaaacccaaataTTTATTCCTTAATAGCACTGTTTGAAATTACAAATGTTGTAGCAATGGATAAATTTGCAGCTGTTGACCGTAATTTCAAAGAGCGCTGTTATTTTTCCACTTCAGGGGAACAAAGGAGGCGTCACCATTCGCATGTCCCTCTATGGTCATATGATCTGCTTCATGAATTGCCATTTGCCTGCTCACATTGAGAATGCTGAGCAACGACTGGATGACTTTGAGAAAATTCTGGAAATGCAGCAGTTTGAAGATGAGAATGTGCCAAATATTCTAGACCATGAGTGAGTGTTACACCCAAGTTCTAGAACAGTTTTATTTCTTCCCCATTTCTGAGATAATTGTGTCTGTCATAGGTTCATTCCACAACATTCTCTTAAGTAGGGATTTATCTGAGGACTTCTTCCACGTGTCACACTTTTACTTTAAATGTCTCTTCAGTGGATGTGTTCCTTGAATTCAAACGGAAAGAGCTGGAAAAGATCTCCTGGAGATCTGAGGCTTGTAGTGCAGGATTGTATTCTCTGCTAATCTCAAATAGTATTTAGTTAGCTAGTCTGAGTAATATAGTTTTCTAGTGGTTGGAGGCCTTTAGAAGATAAAACCCATATATGCTGAGATTCTCCTTTCTCTCTGTGagtagaggtttttttttttctattttgctCTATTTTTGCCATTTTATCTACCTAAATGGATTTGATAGAACATCTACTGATGGATCCTCCATCCACCAGTTCTTGGCAAGTTATTTTATTACTTAATTGCCCTGGGTGTTATACTGTCTCTCAGATTTCTAACCTAAATCATAGATTATATAGATTATatgggttagaagggacctcaggagatcatctagtctaacctgctgctcaaagcaggaccaatccccaaatggcaaATATTCCACTATCTGTTTCAGGCCACTAgtctggtttttattttttaattttacaggAATTTCAGAAATGAAAAGAACAGGCTCATTTCCGTGCTTCTTTTGTATTGTGTTCAACATTGTCAATAATCTACTCCATGAGGATTTCATTTCTCATCtccaacaaattaaaaaaagcaaTATGTACTCCAGGTTCATCAAACTTGCGCTATAGTGCAAAACCTTAACAGTGCCTGAAGATGTTCTGGTATCAACAGATTGATGTAGCTTATTATCACACATACTGGACATTTGGAAGTTACTCTGCCTCAGTGTTGTTGAAGGTGCCATTAAACTTGCAGTCTAGCACAAAATGTTGATGAAACTGGAGTATTGGCACAGGTGGTGAGTGACCGACGGGCTTGGGTAGGCTAGCCCCCAGCtggcctgccccttctgcccggggcccactgcccttcccctgccgGAGCCCAGAATGGCCCCCCCCAGCTTTGGAGCGCCCAGCaagtgggcaggcaggcagcttagTGCACCCCATTCCCATCCTGGAGCGCTGGGTGGGTGGGCAGCGCGAGCACTGGCTCCAGCCGCCCAGGGTCCCTAGCTACAGGCCTGCCTCCACTAGCCTCAGCCTGGGGCAAGGGTGCCGGAGCCCTcccaaaagtgggggggggggggccagccCGAGGTGGAGGCAAAGGCAGGCACCTGTctggagctctggctgggggaggtgggcCTCGGAGCTACAGCCCAGCCATGATAAGAGCTGGGCAGGAAGATGTGGGGAACTGCAGCTGACCCTCCGCCAGCCTGAGGTGTAGCGGGCTGAGAGCAACCCCTGGCCCGTGTTTCTGCCCCTGGGCTTCTTGccgccgcccctgcccctccggGACAGATGGAGGGTCTGCGGCTCCTCACAGCTTTCCACATGTGGCTCTTACCATAGCCGGGCTTTAGCTCCGAGCCCCCCCAGCTGAAGCTGGGTTGGGGAGAGCTGCTGGTGTGGAGTTGTGGACCCTCTGCCTGCCTGGGGCGGATCTGGGGACGGGGACTCGGcctggagctgcctgggcaggtggaggggctgCTGCGGCACTCCACAGcggcctgggctccccagctgtgCTCCATGCTGGTCTGGCCAGGGTGGAGAGGTGGGGGCTATGGCCCCACACCACACAGTTCCAGTGCCACTGGCCTGGGGCTTGGCCACATGAGAAAGAAGAGACATGGGCCCAGTGGGAAGCAGGAGGGGAcctgggggtggagtgtgggcggggccacAGAGGCAGTTTGGGTAGGCTGAGCCTTCCCCTGCCTTtgatacccactgcccatgagTATTGGTACCTGTTGAAATTGGAAGTATAGGCCTTGTGGAGTGCTGGAGTTTGTTGTGTAGTAGGCAGTGTTGAAAATGGCAAGGAATGTAGGAAACTTTCCCCTTAATTTTGATTACCATCCCTTTAAAGTTTTGGACTGGTGGATTTGACATTCTGTAACCTTAACTGTTACTAAATGAAGATTTTGTTTGTGGTGTTTAGATTAGAAATATAGAAAAGTATCTAAGCAATAGAATAACGCATATTTTTCAACATTCTATTGTAATCTCCCTATAGTCAtgattccccttcccccccccccccccaaaaaaaaaaaaagtttataggAAACCATGAACacttactacttttttttttttttttaatagcattcTTTTCTGGTTTGGAGATCTAAACTTCCGGATAGCAGATTATGGAATACATTTTGTCCGAGAGTCAATAAGCAATAGCCGGTACAATCTACTATGGGAAAAGGACCAGGTATGGTCCCCTTTTAATGTTCTGCTGGTTCCAGTGCTGACGTGCTAAAAAATAGCTTACACTGGTGCTTCTGCTCTCACATCTTCTGTCAAAGTTCCTACAGGGACTACAGGGTCCCTTCAGAGAGGCCAAGTTAGAGTAGCTTTGAGTTCCCACTGCTATTCCTAACGTATTCCCTACTGGGACTGGTACAGCTGTGAAGTCTTGCATTTCAGTCCTAAATATTACCTACTTAACTTATATATATTTGTTGCTGTTTCATTCTGACTCAGGTGCAGTGCTGACTGAAGATTTCAGTGAACTTTACTGGCTTGTAAATTGTCCTAttgtctctgtctgtctccctctccctgcaccccaagaggtcatTTAAAATATTAGAGGGCTGGCCCTAGCATATCTGCAGCTCAGAATAACTACTTCAGTATTTCTAGAAAGATTGCTTTAAAGGCTCTAGCAGTTGCAAAGAAGCCCCTCTGCCTTTTCTTTGGAAGATGTGTTGCAGTGTGTAAAATTTTGAATCCTTTTTAGAAGATGCTTCATCATCTCCTTCATGAATGATTCTTTAATCTCTGTTTTTAAACATAATCTTTACAAGTTGCTCTTTATAACACATTGTTtataacatttgttttatttctaCAGTTAAATATGGCAAAGAAGAAGGAAGcttttctccaggaatttatAGAGGGTCCCTTGCAATTTAAACCCACTTATAAGTTTGACCTTCACTCTGATGTGTATGACACAAGGTAAAAAGCACAATATATTGTTTCAGGCAGGGAACAGTCTGAGATAAGCCTTGTGCCTCAGTAAATATCAGTCTGATCAACTAAACAGGCTTAGATTTGTCCCAAATTGCTAGTTGACTATCATGGGCAATGGGTGAACCCTAGGCTCGGGGAGGCCCCACTGCTTCTGCCAGAGGCTCCACCCCTCCTGCCTGAGTCCAGAGCGACGACCCCCACGCGggcacctccccccccagccagccctgggctgcctgaGCGCCTCAAGCCCCAGAGTGCCAGGCGGGTGTTGtggccccagcactggagcaccGAGTGGGTGGGCAGGTGGTGCGCCCCCTCCAGCCCTAGAGCACAGGGTGGGCGGCACCCCCTGCCCTTCAACCTCGGAGTACAGGCCAGCCCCCATTAGCCCCAGACTGGGcccccccgcagcacagcgccaggaaacaggaaggggtctgagggtggagtgtgggtggggccatgcAAGGCTGTTTGTGGAAGCTCAGCCTTCCATGGTCTTCGATATCTGCCGCCCATGTTGACTATGAGGCTATTAGACCCCTTAGTTTATCTGGTTTATTTAATGGGCAATGCTGAATAAATGAACTCTTCTGACTGAAGAGAGCTGTGTTTCCATGTCACATGAAGGGAATGGGAGTGGCAGCGTGGGCCTGGGCTTGCATTTGGAAGgactagatcagaggttctcaaacttttgtactggtgaccctttcacatagcaagcctctgagtgcgaccaccattataaattaaaaacttttttatatatttaacaccattataaatgctgggtgcaaagcagggtttggggtgcaggctgacagCTGGTGACACCCTgtataataacctcacgaccctctgaggtgtcctgacccccagtttgagaacccctgggctagatggacaatgTAGGCACCAAATCTTTTTATTCAAAAGCGTTGTCTTCAGGGGCCCAACTTTGTTCTTTAATAAAAGAATATCCTTTCGGTTGAGACACTCCTATTTTGAACCCATTTTCTTACTTcttaaaacaaaatgtgtttaGCTTTTTTTTCTTATCTGAATGTGAAAACTGATTTTCATtacttcataagaacataacaaatTACTGTCATCATCCTGTCTCTTGGAATGGCCtataccagatacttcagaggaagagtCAAGAAACCTCGGAGCACAAAGCTATGAAATGCTTTCTCTGTGGGCAGGTTATCTTCCTAAACCCCATAATTTAGTGGCCGACTCTTGCTAAAACATGAATTTAtatcccattaaaaaaaacaagaagtGCCTTATCTAATACAACTGTGAATGTTTCTGTTAtccatataagaacataagaatggccctactgggtcagaccaaaggtccatctagcccagtatcctgtcttccaacagtggcccagggccaggtgccccagagggaatgaacagaacaggtaatcatcaagtgatccatcccctgttgctcattcccagcttctggcagacagaggctagggacaccattcctgcccatcctgggttgatggacatatcctccatgaatttatctagttctttttttaaccctgttatggtcttggccttcacaacatcctctggcaaggagttccacaggttgattgtgcattgtgtgaagaaatacttccttttatttgttttaaacctgctgcctattaatttcatttggtgacccctagcttTTGTGTTacgagaagtagtaaacaacacttccttatctacttccTTTACACGGATCATGATTTTAGAAATCTCTAATCCTTTCATGAAGCCCTCTTAAGATCTTGGCTTCAGTGGTATCCTGTGgctgagttccacaggttaattatgtgtGTGTTCCTTTTATCCGTTTTAAATTTTCTGCCTTTCAATTTAATTGGATGTCCCTTTGCATTTCTATAATGAGAAGATAAATAGGACCTCCTGATATATCACCATTCAGTCTGTGTATTTCTGTCATGTCCTGTTGTCTTCGTCTCCTCTctaaactaaacaatcccaattttttTACCCTCTCCATCAGAATTCTCTCCATACCTGTAATCATCTGTTGCCTTTCTCTGCCCCTCTTCTGTTTCTACTATGCTTTGTGAGATAGTTATCAGAGCTCAATATGGCATTCACAGATACAATTTTTAAGTTCAGAAGAGAGTCACTGTGATCATTTAATCTGATCTTCATATGACATGCCATAGAACTCCATCCAACTAGTAATTCCTGAATAGAGACATGTAATTTATGGTTGAACTACAGTATAACTTCTAGGAAGACATCAACTCTTGATTAAAAGACTTCAAGTTGATCACATCCCTTGGTGAGCtattctaatggttaattacacaCAGCTACACTTAAAATAAATTTACACATACTTTCCTGTTTGAATTTTTGTAGCATCAGCTTcaagccactggatcttgttgtACCTTTGAGGGCATTACACTGATTTATGTAATGGCTTCGTAATATTTGTGGTATTTTTCTCACTCATTTTTTTATACATGAAAACTCTTTCTTTGCTGTTTGACTTTTGCCACACTATGATGCCCAAGTTTTTCCCCAGGTCTTTTAGAACCCATTAAGGTGTATGAGTAGTTTATATTATTCCTTGAAATGTACATTACCTTGCAGGTAAAATTTAATGTTAACAAATGCTTTTTTGTTGCCTGTTCATCTAGCTTGGCTAGATCTTTTTATAGTTCGTTACCCGTCTCTAGTTTTGACTAACCAAAATAATTGTCATCAGCATGTTTTGACACCGCTGTTTACCCACTTTTCCAGATTAATATATCAAACACTGGACATAGCAGAGAACATTGGGACTTTCCACAGTTGAAATCctattttccttttcttagccAGTTTCTATCTTTGTTCAGCATGCCAAAAAGTCTGATCACTTAACTTTGTTAAAGCCCAAACTAGGCCTATAAATTGTCATCAGAGACTAATGTTGCCTTGCAAAGTTCTGGGGAGAAACAAATGGCCTGATGCTTTTAATAAATTAATCTATGATACTTCACATTTGCAGTCCATTATTTTCCTGGACTGCTGGGACACCACAGGGAAGTTTTCAGTTGCtttaaatcagtggctctcaacctttccagactattgtacctctttcaggagtctgatttgtcttgcatacccccaagtttcatctaacttaaaaactacttgcttgcaaaatcagacaaaaaaatTACAAAAGTGTGACAGCACACTGttaactgaaaaattgcttacttcctcatttttaccatataattataaaataaatcaattggaatataataCTGTACTTTCATTTCAGTGTataggatcagaggggtagctgtgttagtctggatctgtaaaaagtaacagagtcttgtggcaccttatagactgtattcacccatgaaagcttatgctccaatacgtctgttagtctgtaaggtgccacgggactcttgtGTTGcttatttcagtgtatagtatatagagcagtataaacaagtcattgtctgtatgaa
Proteins encoded:
- the INPP5K gene encoding inositol polyphosphate 5-phosphatase K isoform X1, with amino-acid sequence MASLNSEDALQDSSSLSLFDLESLHPFRSRSASFSSTGSSGRLQLRQRVAQLMACVEDISSDDEIHEEVSRTLDEAFLIWGKKLKDKCQEFRLHLVTWNVGTASPPPDVTSLLQLSSQGPSMDMYVIGLQEVNSKIINFLSDLAFDDPWSIFFMTVFSPLGYIKLSSVRMQGLLLLVFVKHAHIPFIRDIHTHYTRTGLYGYWGNKGGVTIRMSLYGHMICFMNCHLPAHIENAEQRLDDFEKILEMQQFEDENVPNILDHDILFWFGDLNFRIADYGIHFVRESISNSRYNLLWEKDQLNMAKKKEAFLQEFIEGPLQFKPTYKFDLHSDVYDTRGQKTLFWFNGKKRKPAWTDRILWRVKNLSQHSSEDGDLSEGEQTISVTLNNYISHMSYGISDHKPVTGTFGLQIKPLFSTPLVTLNPEGEWNAAQDVLISYSTVSEFPSSTWDWIGLYQVTFRHVNDYVTYAWVKDDEISSSEDVTQVYISADEIPHAGGEFLLCYYSHNMQSIAGMSQPFQIQPSRRSAEKELAQENINGIEKPHSPKPYDEF
- the INPP5K gene encoding inositol polyphosphate 5-phosphatase K isoform X4, producing MACVEDISSDDEIHEEVSRTLDEAFLIWGKKLKDKCQEFRLHLVTWNVGTASPPPDVTSLLQLSSQGPSMDMYVIGLQEVNSKIINFLSDLAFDDPWSIFFMTVFSPLGYIKLSSVRMQGLLLLVFVKHAHIPFIRDIHTHYTRTGLYGYWGNKGGVTIRMSLYGHMICFMNCHLPAHIENAEQRLDDFEKILEMQQFEDENVPNILDHDILFWFGDLNFRIADYGIHFVRESISNSRYNLLWEKDQLNMAKKKEAFLQEFIEGPLQFKPTYKFDLHSDVYDTRGQKTLFWFNGKKRKPAWTDRILWRVKNLSQHSSEDGDLSEGEQTISVTLNNYISHMSYGISDHKPVTGTFGLQIKPLFSTPLVTLNPEGEWNAAQDVLISYSTVSEFPSSTWDWIGLYQVTFRHVNDYVTYAWVKDDEISSSEDVTQVYISADEIPHAGGEFLLCYYSHNMQSIAGMSQPFQIQPSRRSAEKELAQENINGIEKPHSPKPYDEF
- the INPP5K gene encoding inositol polyphosphate 5-phosphatase K isoform X3; translated protein: MESLHPFRSRSASFSSTGSSGRLQLRQRVAQLMACVEDISSDDEIHEEVSRTLDEAFLIWGKKLKDKCQEFRLHLVTWNVGTASPPPDVTSLLQLSSQGPSMDMYVIGLQEVNSKIINFLSDLAFDDPWSIFFMTVFSPLGYIKLSSVRMQGLLLLVFVKHAHIPFIRDIHTHYTRTGLYGYWGNKGGVTIRMSLYGHMICFMNCHLPAHIENAEQRLDDFEKILEMQQFEDENVPNILDHDILFWFGDLNFRIADYGIHFVRESISNSRYNLLWEKDQLNMAKKKEAFLQEFIEGPLQFKPTYKFDLHSDVYDTRGQKTLFWFNGKKRKPAWTDRILWRVKNLSQHSSEDGDLSEGEQTISVTLNNYISHMSYGISDHKPVTGTFGLQIKPLFSTPLVTLNPEGEWNAAQDVLISYSTVSEFPSSTWDWIGLYQVTFRHVNDYVTYAWVKDDEISSSEDVTQVYISADEIPHAGGEFLLCYYSHNMQSIAGMSQPFQIQPSRRSAEKELAQENINGIEKPHSPKPYDEF
- the INPP5K gene encoding inositol polyphosphate 5-phosphatase K isoform X5; this encodes MEPRGLAQPIDLEIMKNLRLHLVTWNVGTASPPPDVTSLLQLSSQGPSMDMYVIGLQEVNSKIINFLSDLAFDDPWSIFFMTVFSPLGYIKLSSVRMQGLLLLVFVKHAHIPFIRDIHTHYTRTGLYGYWGNKGGVTIRMSLYGHMICFMNCHLPAHIENAEQRLDDFEKILEMQQFEDENVPNILDHDILFWFGDLNFRIADYGIHFVRESISNSRYNLLWEKDQLNMAKKKEAFLQEFIEGPLQFKPTYKFDLHSDVYDTRGQKTLFWFNGKKRKPAWTDRILWRVKNLSQHSSEDGDLSEGEQTISVTLNNYISHMSYGISDHKPVTGTFGLQIKPLFSTPLVTLNPEGEWNAAQDVLISYSTVSEFPSSTWDWIGLYQVTFRHVNDYVTYAWVKDDEISSSEDVTQVYISADEIPHAGGEFLLCYYSHNMQSIAGMSQPFQIQPSRRSAEKELAQENINGIEKPHSPKPYDEF
- the INPP5K gene encoding inositol polyphosphate 5-phosphatase K isoform X2, producing MASLNSEDALQDSSSLSLFDLESLHPFRSRSASFSSTGSSGRLQLRQRVAQLMACVEDISSDDEIHEEVSRTLDEAFLIWGKKLKDKCQEFRLHLVTWNVGTASPPPDVTSLLQLSSQGPSMDMYVIGLQEVNSKIINFLSDLAFDDPWSIFFMTVFSPLGYIKLSSVRMQGLLLLVFVKHAHIPFIRDIHTHYTRTGLYGYWGNKGGVTIRMSLYGHMICFMNCHLPAHIENAEQRLDDFEKILEMQQFEDENVPNILDHDILFWFGDLNFRIADYGIHFVRESISNSRYNLLWEKDQLNMAKKKEAFLQEFIEGPLQFKPTYKFDLHSDVYDTSGKKRKPAWTDRILWRVKNLSQHSSEDGDLSEGEQTISVTLNNYISHMSYGISDHKPVTGTFGLQIKPLFSTPLVTLNPEGEWNAAQDVLISYSTVSEFPSSTWDWIGLYQVTFRHVNDYVTYAWVKDDEISSSEDVTQVYISADEIPHAGGEFLLCYYSHNMQSIAGMSQPFQIQPSRRSAEKELAQENINGIEKPHSPKPYDEF